The proteins below come from a single Miscanthus floridulus cultivar M001 chromosome 1, ASM1932011v1, whole genome shotgun sequence genomic window:
- the LOC136497640 gene encoding probable polyamine transporter At3g13620: MNQEIQITKLPSQRQQQQELPLPPEDGTIVKDHTSQDEQQQAAQGRHGTVQGGGHHHHHHRSSSKLTVLPLIFLIYFEVAGGPYGSERVVRAAGPLFTLLGFLVFPFAWGVAESLVTAELSAALPGNGGFVRWADLAFGPLAGSLLGTWKYLSCVINIAAYPALVADYLGRVIPAVAAGTGGRTRTGTVVGMTLFLSFVNCTGMSIVGWGAVVLGLVSLAPFVLMTGIAVPKMRPRRWTVQVEGSKDWRLFFNTLFWNLNYWDSASTMAGEVERPERTFPLALAVAVVLIAASYLLPLMAATGATDAPPDTWANGYLTDAAGIIGGPWLKYWIEAGAVLASVGMFEAQLSSGAFQLLGMAELGLLPAVFARRATLSRTPWVAIAASTAVTLAVSFLSFDDVVSTANFLYSLGTLLEFAAFLWLRARQPDLKRPYRVPLPLPALSAMCAVPSAFLAYVCVVAGWRVFALAGGLTALGVGLHGAMRVCRAKRWLRFEGQQGQGDHAAAPAHTV, from the exons ATGAACCAGGAGATCCAAATAACAAAGCTGCCGTCGCAACGCCAACAGCAACAAGAACTACCACTGCCACCAGAAGATGGCACCATCGTGAAAGATCACACGTCGCAAGACGAGCAGCAACAGGCGGCGCAAGGTCGCCACGGCACCGTGCAAGGcggcggccaccaccaccaccaccaccggagcagcagcaagctgacgGTGCTCCCGCTCATCTTCCTCATCTACTTCGAGGTGGCCGGCGGTCCGTACGGCTCCGAGCGGGTGGTCCGCGCAGCGGGCCCGCTCTTCACGCTCCTCGGCTTCCTCGTCTTCCCCTTCGCGTGGGGCGTCGCGGAGTCGCTCGTCACGGCCGAGCTCTCCGCCGCGCTCCCCGGCAACGGCGGCTTCGTCCGGTGGGCCGACCTCGCCTTCGGCCCGCTCGCCGGCTCGCTGCTCGGCACGTGGAAGTACCTCAGCTGCGTCATCAACATCGCCGCGTACCCGGCGCTCGTCGCCGACTACCTGGGCCGCGTCATCCCCGCCGTGGCCGCCGGCACGGGCGGCAGGACGCGCACGGGCACGGTGGTCGGCATGACCCTGTTCCTGTCCTTCGTCAACTGCACCGGCATGAGCATCGTTGGGTGGGGCGCCGTCGTGCTGGGGCTTGTGTCCCTGGCGCCGTTCGTGCTCATGACCGGGATAGCTGTGCCCAAGatgcggccgcggcggtggacgGTGCAGGTGGAGGGGAGCAAGGACTGGCGCCTCTTCTTCAACACGCTCTTCTGGAACCTCAACTACTGGGACAGCGccagcaccatggccggcgaggtGGAGCGGCCGGAGCGCACGTTTCCCCTGGCGCTGGCCGTGGCAGTTGTGCTCATCGCTGCCAGCTACCTGCTGCCGCTCATGGCAGCGACCGGCGCCACGGACGCGCCGCCGGACACGTGGGCGAACGGCTACCTGACCGATGCTGCCG GCATCATCGGAGGCCCATGGCTCAAGTACTGGATCGAGGCCGGCGCTGTTCTAGCGTCCGTGGGCATGTTCGAGGCCCAGCTGAGCAGCGGCGCGTTCCAGCTGCTGGGCATGGCGGAGCTGGGCCTGCTCCCGGCGGTGTTCGCGCGCCGCGCCACCCTGTCGCGCACCCCGTGGGTGGCCATCGCCGCCTCCACGGCCGTGACGCTCGCCGTCTCCTTCCTCAGCTTCGACGACGTGGTCTCCACGGCCAACTTCCTCTACAGCCTGGGCACGCTGCTGGAGTTCGCGGCGTTCCTCTGGCTGCGAGCCAGGCAGCCCGACCTGAAGCGCCCCTACCGCGTGCCGCTCCCGCTGCCCGCGCTGTCGGCCATGTGCGCGGTGCCGTCCGCATTCCTGGCGTACGTGTGCGTCGTGGCCGGGTGGAGGGTGTTCGCGCTCGCCGGCGGGCTCACGGCGCTCGGCGTTGGCTTGCACGGCGCCATGAGGGTGTGCAGGGCCAAGAGGTGGCTCAGGTTTGAAGGCCAGCAGGGACAAGGAGATCATGCTGCCGCACCTGCACACACGGTTTGA